From Vigna unguiculata cultivar IT97K-499-35 chromosome 5, ASM411807v1, whole genome shotgun sequence, the proteins below share one genomic window:
- the LOC114184195 gene encoding uncharacterized protein LOC114184195 isoform X1: protein MSDEGERTCPLCAEEMDLTDQQLKPCKCGYEICVWCWHHILDMAEKDDTEGRCPACRSPYDKEKIVGMAANCERLVAEVHMEKKMKNQKAKSKSSEARKQLSSVRVIQRNLVYIVGLPLNLADEDLLQQREYFGQYGKVLKVSMSRTAAGVVQQFPNSTCSVYITYSKEEEAIRCIKNVHGFVLEGRPLRACFGTTKYCHAWLRNMPCSNPDCLYLHEIGSQEDSFTKDEIISAYTRSRVQQITGAANNMQRRTGDVLPPPLDDCTDTSSGKPTVNNVTTVSIVKGSPPNGSSGRPISLSAAAWGTRATNCQPAAGGLLCANGLSRPKPDTINNTLPILSAVEASLNGDVTKRPPSSDGSHSITVGVKDELLKPDKQYSSMDNNSRAGERTSASDVRFSPMKLNNQLSSLPLPKDGDRGSCTAMNAPNSIDITGQSCSFGSEEAIISTSEETDNLSCNLSSIYIDRNSANDNYSQPKPISSCDNMSAKPIESHESQYNSDKHRDVMITNADTKAAAIDNEVCNVKELCDLSVVSQSQVLSVNTEVEDDVTTFDNQRLKDPEVVSSYLPKSTSFRHVPNHSHPHLLQHGESCNVVNAGSLDANYEVGDDSLLHANNILCNGYSEKSMSSSSYGFLQDERNEQHIGSLFSETVSIGSDAVMDKGENSIISNILSMEFDAWGDSVTSPQSLAKLLGDKTDKQNGSLKKCSSWKIQSNNQSRFSFARQEESKIQANVHASSGAIQQYPSKGSLHDFVERDFSLDKLGITNGFPSNNLEESGNLGSGQFFPSNNKLSAVSRAQISVPPGFSVPNRAPPPGFSSLERTGHAFDSVSGNSLRDPSFLLRNSYQTPSNGNIGGPGDIEFMDPAILAVGKGRIQGARNSPLLDMRSNYPEQLNYLENEARVQLLMQRSLSPQQNLRFSDIGNSFSQFGDSYGISSRLNQSQVSNLAPFPQLSLQQSRNAVLSNGQLDGWNEVQTGNSLGVAELLRNERLGFNKFYRGYDEPKYRIPNSRDLYNRTFGI from the exons ATGAGTGACGAAGGAGAAAGGACTTGTCCTCTCTGTGCAGAAGAGATGGATTTGACTGATCAGCAATTGAAACCATGCAAATGTGGTTATGAG ATATGTGTCTGGTGTTGGCATCACATACTGGATATGGCTGAGAAGGATGACACAGAGGGACGATGCCCTGCGTGTCGTTCTCCGTATGATAAGGAAAAGATTGTTGGGATGGCTGCAAACTGTGAGAG ACTGGTGGCTGAAGTTCATAtggaaaaaaagatgaaaaaccaGAAAGCAAAGTCTAAATCATCTGAAGCACGGAAGCAGCTCAGTAGTGTGCGAGTAATTCAGCGGAACCTTGTTTACATAGTGGGCTTGCCTCTCAATCTGGCTGATGAAGAT CTTCTCCAGCAGCGAGAATATTTTGGTCAGTATGGGAAGGTCTTAAAAGTCTCGATGTCTCGTACAGCTGCTGGTGTTGTTCAGCAGTTTCCAAATAGTACATGCAGTGT ATATATTACTTATTCAAAGGAAGAAGAAGCAATTCGATGCATTAAAAATGTACATGGATTCGTTTTGGAGGGTAGACCTTTAAG GGCTTGCTTTGGAACCACTAAATATTGTCATGCATGGCTCAGAAACATG CCTTGCAGCAATCCGGATTGTCTATATCTGCATGAGATTGGCTCTCAAGAGGATAGTTTCACTAAAGATGAAATAATTTCAGCATACACTAG AAGTCGTGTTCAACAAATTACTGGTGCTGCTAACAACATGCAACGTCGCACTGGTGATGTGTTGCCACCTCCCTTGGATGATTGCACAGATACTTCATCAGGGAAACCAACTGTGAACAATGTG ACCACGGTTAGCATTGTTAAAGGTTCACCTCCTAATGGGAGTTCTGGGAGACCTATATCTCTTTCTGCTGCTGCATG GGGTACGCGGGCTACAAATTGTCAGCCAGCTGCTGGTGGTTTATTATGTGCAAATGGATTGTCCAGGCCTAAACCTGATACAATCAACAACACACTACCCATTTTGTCTGCTGTTGAGGCTTCCTTAAATGGTGATGTGACAAAGAGACCACCGTCAAGTGATGGGAGTCATAGCATCACTGTCGGGGTAAAAGATGAATTATTGAAACCTGATAAACAATATAGTAGCATGGATAACAATTCTAGAGCTGGTGAAAGAACTTCAGCTTCTGATGTTCGTTTTTCACCTATGAAATTGAACAACCAGTTGTCTTCTCTACCATTACCCAAAGATGGTGATAGAGGCAGTTGTACTGCTATGAATGCACCAAATTCTATTGATATTACTGGACAATCATGCAGCTTTGGTTCTGAGGAAGCAATTATTTCTACCAGTGAAGAAACTGATAATTTGTCTTGTAATTTGTCTTCTATTTACATTGATAGAAACTCCGCAAATGATAACTACAGTCAACCCAAACCTATCAGCTCATGTGATAACATGTCGGCTAAACCAATTGAATCTCATGAATCACAGTATAATTCTGACAAACATAGAGATGTCATGATTACAAATGCAGACACTAAAGCTGCTGCAATAGATAATGAGGTTTGTAATGTAAAGGAATTATGTGATTTGTCAGTGGTTTCTCAATCTCAAGTACTATCAGTTAATACTGAAGTGGAAGATGACGTAACAACTTTTGATAATCAAAGACTTAAGGATCCAGAAGTTGTTTCTTCATATTTGCCAAAATCAACCAGTTTTCGTCATGTCCCAAATCATTCTCATCCACATCTCCTGCAGCATGGTGAATCATGCAATGTTGTAAATGCTGGTTCTTTAGATGCCAATTATGAAGTTGGGGATGACTCACTATTACATGCAAATAACATATTATGCAACGGATATTCTGAGAAATCAATGAGCTCTAGTTCTTATGGTTTCCTCCAAGATGAAAGGAATGAACAACATATTGGAAGTTTATTCAGTGAAACGGTTAGTATCGGAAGTGATGCTGTCATGGACAAGGGTGAGAATagtataatttcaaatattttgtccatggagtttgaCGCCTGGGGTGACTCGGTAACATCACCTCAAAGTTTGGCCAAGTTGTTGGGTGACAAAACGGACAAGCAGAATGGCTCACTAAAAAAATGTAGTTCTTGGAAAATTCAAAGTAACAATCAGTCCAGATTTTCTTTTGCAAGACAGGAGGAATCCAAAATCCAAGCCAATGTACATGCATCTTCTGGTGCCATTCAACAATATCCAAGCAAGGGCTCACTACATGATTTCGTGGAAAGAGACTTTTCTTTGGACAAGCTAGGTATCACAAATGGCTTCCCCTCCAATAACCTCGAAGAATCTGGAAATCTTGGCAGTGGTCAATTTTTTCCTTCAAACAATAAGCTTTCTG CTGTTTCAAGAGCACAAATTTCTGTACCACCAGGATTTTCTGTACCAAACAGGGCACCACCTCCTGGTTTCTCTTCTCTTGAGAGAACGGGGCACGCTTTTGACTCTGTTTCTG GGAATTCGTTGCGTGACCCTTCTTTCTTACTGCGAAATTCATATCAAACACCCTCAAATGGAAATATCGGTGGTCCAGGAGACATTGAATTTATGGATCCTGCTATTTTGGCAGTTGGTAAAGGGAGAATTCAAGGTGCACGAAATAGCCCATTGCTGGACATGCGGTCCAATTACCCCGAACAGTTAAATTATTTGGAAAATGAGGCTAGAGTTCAATTATTGATGCAAAGATCTCTATCACCACAGCAAAACCTTCGATTTTCTGATATTGGGAATTCCTTTTCTCAGTTTGGTGATTCCTATGGCATCTCTTCTAGGTTAAATCAATCACAAGTCAGTAATCTGGCTCCATTTCCTCAGTTGTCTCTTCAGCAGTCTAGAAATGCAGTCTTGTCAAATGGTCAATTGGATGGATGGAACGAAGTGCAGACCGGAAATAGTTTGGGTGTGGCCGAGCTTTTAAGAAATGAAAGACTTGGATTTAACAAGTTTTATAGAGGATACGATGAACCAAAATATCGGATACCTAATTCTAGGGATCTGTACAACAGAACATTTGGGATTTGA
- the LOC114184195 gene encoding uncharacterized protein LOC114184195 isoform X3: protein MSDEGERTCPLCAEEMDLTDQQLKPCKCGYEICVWCWHHILDMAEKDDTEGRCPACRSPYDKEKIVGMAANCERLVAEVHMEKKMKNQKAKSKSSEARKQLSSVRVIQRNLVYIVGLPLNLADEDLLQQREYFGQYGKVLKVSMSRTAAGVVQQFPNSTCSVYITYSKEEEAIRCIKNVHGFVLEGRPLRACFGTTKYCHAWLRNMPCSNPDCLYLHEIGSQEDSFTKDEIISAYTRSRVQQITGAANNMQRRTGDVLPPPLDDCTDTSSGKPTVNNVTTVSIVKGSPPNGSSGRPISLSAAAWGTRATNCQPAAGGLLCANGLSRPKPDTINNTLPILSAVEASLNGDVTKRPPSSDGSHSITVGVKDELLKPDKQYSSMDNNSRAGERTSASDVRFSPMKLNNQLSSLPLPKDGDRGSCTAMNAPNSIDITGQSCSFGSEEAIISTSEETDNLSCNLSSIYIDRNSANDNYSQPKPISSCDNMSAKPIESHESQYNSDKHRDVMITNADTKAAAIDNEVCNVKELCDLSVVSQSQVLSVNTEVEDDVTTFDNQRLKDPEVVSSYLPKSTSFRHVPNHSHPHLLQHGESCNVVNAGSLDANYEVGDDSLLHANNILCNGYSEKSMSSSSYGFLQDERNEQHIGSLFSETVSIGSDAVMDKGENSIISNILSMEFDAWGDSVTSPQSLAKLLGDKTDKQNGSLKKCSSWKIQSNNQSRFSFARQEESKIQANVHASSGAIQQYPSKGSLHDFVERDFSLDKLGITNGFPSNNLEESGNLGSGQFFPSNNKLSAVSRAQISVPPGFSVPNRAPPPGFSSLERTGHAFDSVSVGKGRIQGARNSPLLDMRSNYPEQLNYLENEARVQLLMQRSLSPQQNLRFSDIGNSFSQFGDSYGISSRLNQSQVSNLAPFPQLSLQQSRNAVLSNGQLDGWNEVQTGNSLGVAELLRNERLGFNKFYRGYDEPKYRIPNSRDLYNRTFGI from the exons ATGAGTGACGAAGGAGAAAGGACTTGTCCTCTCTGTGCAGAAGAGATGGATTTGACTGATCAGCAATTGAAACCATGCAAATGTGGTTATGAG ATATGTGTCTGGTGTTGGCATCACATACTGGATATGGCTGAGAAGGATGACACAGAGGGACGATGCCCTGCGTGTCGTTCTCCGTATGATAAGGAAAAGATTGTTGGGATGGCTGCAAACTGTGAGAG ACTGGTGGCTGAAGTTCATAtggaaaaaaagatgaaaaaccaGAAAGCAAAGTCTAAATCATCTGAAGCACGGAAGCAGCTCAGTAGTGTGCGAGTAATTCAGCGGAACCTTGTTTACATAGTGGGCTTGCCTCTCAATCTGGCTGATGAAGAT CTTCTCCAGCAGCGAGAATATTTTGGTCAGTATGGGAAGGTCTTAAAAGTCTCGATGTCTCGTACAGCTGCTGGTGTTGTTCAGCAGTTTCCAAATAGTACATGCAGTGT ATATATTACTTATTCAAAGGAAGAAGAAGCAATTCGATGCATTAAAAATGTACATGGATTCGTTTTGGAGGGTAGACCTTTAAG GGCTTGCTTTGGAACCACTAAATATTGTCATGCATGGCTCAGAAACATG CCTTGCAGCAATCCGGATTGTCTATATCTGCATGAGATTGGCTCTCAAGAGGATAGTTTCACTAAAGATGAAATAATTTCAGCATACACTAG AAGTCGTGTTCAACAAATTACTGGTGCTGCTAACAACATGCAACGTCGCACTGGTGATGTGTTGCCACCTCCCTTGGATGATTGCACAGATACTTCATCAGGGAAACCAACTGTGAACAATGTG ACCACGGTTAGCATTGTTAAAGGTTCACCTCCTAATGGGAGTTCTGGGAGACCTATATCTCTTTCTGCTGCTGCATG GGGTACGCGGGCTACAAATTGTCAGCCAGCTGCTGGTGGTTTATTATGTGCAAATGGATTGTCCAGGCCTAAACCTGATACAATCAACAACACACTACCCATTTTGTCTGCTGTTGAGGCTTCCTTAAATGGTGATGTGACAAAGAGACCACCGTCAAGTGATGGGAGTCATAGCATCACTGTCGGGGTAAAAGATGAATTATTGAAACCTGATAAACAATATAGTAGCATGGATAACAATTCTAGAGCTGGTGAAAGAACTTCAGCTTCTGATGTTCGTTTTTCACCTATGAAATTGAACAACCAGTTGTCTTCTCTACCATTACCCAAAGATGGTGATAGAGGCAGTTGTACTGCTATGAATGCACCAAATTCTATTGATATTACTGGACAATCATGCAGCTTTGGTTCTGAGGAAGCAATTATTTCTACCAGTGAAGAAACTGATAATTTGTCTTGTAATTTGTCTTCTATTTACATTGATAGAAACTCCGCAAATGATAACTACAGTCAACCCAAACCTATCAGCTCATGTGATAACATGTCGGCTAAACCAATTGAATCTCATGAATCACAGTATAATTCTGACAAACATAGAGATGTCATGATTACAAATGCAGACACTAAAGCTGCTGCAATAGATAATGAGGTTTGTAATGTAAAGGAATTATGTGATTTGTCAGTGGTTTCTCAATCTCAAGTACTATCAGTTAATACTGAAGTGGAAGATGACGTAACAACTTTTGATAATCAAAGACTTAAGGATCCAGAAGTTGTTTCTTCATATTTGCCAAAATCAACCAGTTTTCGTCATGTCCCAAATCATTCTCATCCACATCTCCTGCAGCATGGTGAATCATGCAATGTTGTAAATGCTGGTTCTTTAGATGCCAATTATGAAGTTGGGGATGACTCACTATTACATGCAAATAACATATTATGCAACGGATATTCTGAGAAATCAATGAGCTCTAGTTCTTATGGTTTCCTCCAAGATGAAAGGAATGAACAACATATTGGAAGTTTATTCAGTGAAACGGTTAGTATCGGAAGTGATGCTGTCATGGACAAGGGTGAGAATagtataatttcaaatattttgtccatggagtttgaCGCCTGGGGTGACTCGGTAACATCACCTCAAAGTTTGGCCAAGTTGTTGGGTGACAAAACGGACAAGCAGAATGGCTCACTAAAAAAATGTAGTTCTTGGAAAATTCAAAGTAACAATCAGTCCAGATTTTCTTTTGCAAGACAGGAGGAATCCAAAATCCAAGCCAATGTACATGCATCTTCTGGTGCCATTCAACAATATCCAAGCAAGGGCTCACTACATGATTTCGTGGAAAGAGACTTTTCTTTGGACAAGCTAGGTATCACAAATGGCTTCCCCTCCAATAACCTCGAAGAATCTGGAAATCTTGGCAGTGGTCAATTTTTTCCTTCAAACAATAAGCTTTCTG CTGTTTCAAGAGCACAAATTTCTGTACCACCAGGATTTTCTGTACCAAACAGGGCACCACCTCCTGGTTTCTCTTCTCTTGAGAGAACGGGGCACGCTTTTGACTCTGTTTCTG TTGGTAAAGGGAGAATTCAAGGTGCACGAAATAGCCCATTGCTGGACATGCGGTCCAATTACCCCGAACAGTTAAATTATTTGGAAAATGAGGCTAGAGTTCAATTATTGATGCAAAGATCTCTATCACCACAGCAAAACCTTCGATTTTCTGATATTGGGAATTCCTTTTCTCAGTTTGGTGATTCCTATGGCATCTCTTCTAGGTTAAATCAATCACAAGTCAGTAATCTGGCTCCATTTCCTCAGTTGTCTCTTCAGCAGTCTAGAAATGCAGTCTTGTCAAATGGTCAATTGGATGGATGGAACGAAGTGCAGACCGGAAATAGTTTGGGTGTGGCCGAGCTTTTAAGAAATGAAAGACTTGGATTTAACAAGTTTTATAGAGGATACGATGAACCAAAATATCGGATACCTAATTCTAGGGATCTGTACAACAGAACATTTGGGATTTGA
- the LOC114184195 gene encoding uncharacterized protein LOC114184195 isoform X2, whose translation MSDEGERTCPLCAEEMDLTDQQLKPCKCGYEICVWCWHHILDMAEKDDTEGRCPACRSPYDKEKIVGMAANCERLVAEVHMEKKMKNQKAKSKSSEARKQLSSVRVIQRNLVYIVGLPLNLADEDLLQQREYFGQYGKVLKVSMSRTAAGVVQQFPNSTCSVYITYSKEEEAIRCIKNVHGFVLEGRPLRACFGTTKYCHAWLRNMPCSNPDCLYLHEIGSQEDSFTKDEIISAYTSRVQQITGAANNMQRRTGDVLPPPLDDCTDTSSGKPTVNNVTTVSIVKGSPPNGSSGRPISLSAAAWGTRATNCQPAAGGLLCANGLSRPKPDTINNTLPILSAVEASLNGDVTKRPPSSDGSHSITVGVKDELLKPDKQYSSMDNNSRAGERTSASDVRFSPMKLNNQLSSLPLPKDGDRGSCTAMNAPNSIDITGQSCSFGSEEAIISTSEETDNLSCNLSSIYIDRNSANDNYSQPKPISSCDNMSAKPIESHESQYNSDKHRDVMITNADTKAAAIDNEVCNVKELCDLSVVSQSQVLSVNTEVEDDVTTFDNQRLKDPEVVSSYLPKSTSFRHVPNHSHPHLLQHGESCNVVNAGSLDANYEVGDDSLLHANNILCNGYSEKSMSSSSYGFLQDERNEQHIGSLFSETVSIGSDAVMDKGENSIISNILSMEFDAWGDSVTSPQSLAKLLGDKTDKQNGSLKKCSSWKIQSNNQSRFSFARQEESKIQANVHASSGAIQQYPSKGSLHDFVERDFSLDKLGITNGFPSNNLEESGNLGSGQFFPSNNKLSAVSRAQISVPPGFSVPNRAPPPGFSSLERTGHAFDSVSGNSLRDPSFLLRNSYQTPSNGNIGGPGDIEFMDPAILAVGKGRIQGARNSPLLDMRSNYPEQLNYLENEARVQLLMQRSLSPQQNLRFSDIGNSFSQFGDSYGISSRLNQSQVSNLAPFPQLSLQQSRNAVLSNGQLDGWNEVQTGNSLGVAELLRNERLGFNKFYRGYDEPKYRIPNSRDLYNRTFGI comes from the exons ATGAGTGACGAAGGAGAAAGGACTTGTCCTCTCTGTGCAGAAGAGATGGATTTGACTGATCAGCAATTGAAACCATGCAAATGTGGTTATGAG ATATGTGTCTGGTGTTGGCATCACATACTGGATATGGCTGAGAAGGATGACACAGAGGGACGATGCCCTGCGTGTCGTTCTCCGTATGATAAGGAAAAGATTGTTGGGATGGCTGCAAACTGTGAGAG ACTGGTGGCTGAAGTTCATAtggaaaaaaagatgaaaaaccaGAAAGCAAAGTCTAAATCATCTGAAGCACGGAAGCAGCTCAGTAGTGTGCGAGTAATTCAGCGGAACCTTGTTTACATAGTGGGCTTGCCTCTCAATCTGGCTGATGAAGAT CTTCTCCAGCAGCGAGAATATTTTGGTCAGTATGGGAAGGTCTTAAAAGTCTCGATGTCTCGTACAGCTGCTGGTGTTGTTCAGCAGTTTCCAAATAGTACATGCAGTGT ATATATTACTTATTCAAAGGAAGAAGAAGCAATTCGATGCATTAAAAATGTACATGGATTCGTTTTGGAGGGTAGACCTTTAAG GGCTTGCTTTGGAACCACTAAATATTGTCATGCATGGCTCAGAAACATG CCTTGCAGCAATCCGGATTGTCTATATCTGCATGAGATTGGCTCTCAAGAGGATAGTTTCACTAAAGATGAAATAATTTCAGCATACACTAG TCGTGTTCAACAAATTACTGGTGCTGCTAACAACATGCAACGTCGCACTGGTGATGTGTTGCCACCTCCCTTGGATGATTGCACAGATACTTCATCAGGGAAACCAACTGTGAACAATGTG ACCACGGTTAGCATTGTTAAAGGTTCACCTCCTAATGGGAGTTCTGGGAGACCTATATCTCTTTCTGCTGCTGCATG GGGTACGCGGGCTACAAATTGTCAGCCAGCTGCTGGTGGTTTATTATGTGCAAATGGATTGTCCAGGCCTAAACCTGATACAATCAACAACACACTACCCATTTTGTCTGCTGTTGAGGCTTCCTTAAATGGTGATGTGACAAAGAGACCACCGTCAAGTGATGGGAGTCATAGCATCACTGTCGGGGTAAAAGATGAATTATTGAAACCTGATAAACAATATAGTAGCATGGATAACAATTCTAGAGCTGGTGAAAGAACTTCAGCTTCTGATGTTCGTTTTTCACCTATGAAATTGAACAACCAGTTGTCTTCTCTACCATTACCCAAAGATGGTGATAGAGGCAGTTGTACTGCTATGAATGCACCAAATTCTATTGATATTACTGGACAATCATGCAGCTTTGGTTCTGAGGAAGCAATTATTTCTACCAGTGAAGAAACTGATAATTTGTCTTGTAATTTGTCTTCTATTTACATTGATAGAAACTCCGCAAATGATAACTACAGTCAACCCAAACCTATCAGCTCATGTGATAACATGTCGGCTAAACCAATTGAATCTCATGAATCACAGTATAATTCTGACAAACATAGAGATGTCATGATTACAAATGCAGACACTAAAGCTGCTGCAATAGATAATGAGGTTTGTAATGTAAAGGAATTATGTGATTTGTCAGTGGTTTCTCAATCTCAAGTACTATCAGTTAATACTGAAGTGGAAGATGACGTAACAACTTTTGATAATCAAAGACTTAAGGATCCAGAAGTTGTTTCTTCATATTTGCCAAAATCAACCAGTTTTCGTCATGTCCCAAATCATTCTCATCCACATCTCCTGCAGCATGGTGAATCATGCAATGTTGTAAATGCTGGTTCTTTAGATGCCAATTATGAAGTTGGGGATGACTCACTATTACATGCAAATAACATATTATGCAACGGATATTCTGAGAAATCAATGAGCTCTAGTTCTTATGGTTTCCTCCAAGATGAAAGGAATGAACAACATATTGGAAGTTTATTCAGTGAAACGGTTAGTATCGGAAGTGATGCTGTCATGGACAAGGGTGAGAATagtataatttcaaatattttgtccatggagtttgaCGCCTGGGGTGACTCGGTAACATCACCTCAAAGTTTGGCCAAGTTGTTGGGTGACAAAACGGACAAGCAGAATGGCTCACTAAAAAAATGTAGTTCTTGGAAAATTCAAAGTAACAATCAGTCCAGATTTTCTTTTGCAAGACAGGAGGAATCCAAAATCCAAGCCAATGTACATGCATCTTCTGGTGCCATTCAACAATATCCAAGCAAGGGCTCACTACATGATTTCGTGGAAAGAGACTTTTCTTTGGACAAGCTAGGTATCACAAATGGCTTCCCCTCCAATAACCTCGAAGAATCTGGAAATCTTGGCAGTGGTCAATTTTTTCCTTCAAACAATAAGCTTTCTG CTGTTTCAAGAGCACAAATTTCTGTACCACCAGGATTTTCTGTACCAAACAGGGCACCACCTCCTGGTTTCTCTTCTCTTGAGAGAACGGGGCACGCTTTTGACTCTGTTTCTG GGAATTCGTTGCGTGACCCTTCTTTCTTACTGCGAAATTCATATCAAACACCCTCAAATGGAAATATCGGTGGTCCAGGAGACATTGAATTTATGGATCCTGCTATTTTGGCAGTTGGTAAAGGGAGAATTCAAGGTGCACGAAATAGCCCATTGCTGGACATGCGGTCCAATTACCCCGAACAGTTAAATTATTTGGAAAATGAGGCTAGAGTTCAATTATTGATGCAAAGATCTCTATCACCACAGCAAAACCTTCGATTTTCTGATATTGGGAATTCCTTTTCTCAGTTTGGTGATTCCTATGGCATCTCTTCTAGGTTAAATCAATCACAAGTCAGTAATCTGGCTCCATTTCCTCAGTTGTCTCTTCAGCAGTCTAGAAATGCAGTCTTGTCAAATGGTCAATTGGATGGATGGAACGAAGTGCAGACCGGAAATAGTTTGGGTGTGGCCGAGCTTTTAAGAAATGAAAGACTTGGATTTAACAAGTTTTATAGAGGATACGATGAACCAAAATATCGGATACCTAATTCTAGGGATCTGTACAACAGAACATTTGGGATTTGA